The following proteins are encoded in a genomic region of Debaryomyces hansenii CBS767 chromosome G complete sequence:
- a CDS encoding DEHA2G22198p (similar to uniprot|P32573 Saccharomyces cerevisiae YNL202W SPS19 peroxisomal 2 4-dienoyl -CoA reductase), whose translation MTSLDKSFVENSAWKADLFKGKVIFVTGGAGTICRVQTEAMVLLGANAAIIGRNPDKTTKAAKEIEQLRPGSKVLGIGNVDVRDINSIVGAVEKTVNELGRIDFVIAGAAGNFIADFNHLSSNAFKSVISIDLLGSFNTAKACFDQLRKNKGSIIFVSATLHYYGVPFQSHVGAAKAGVDALSNALAVELGPLGIRSNCIAPGLIDGTEGFARLAPPGGAPLEDKIPLQRLGTARDIAESTVYLFSPAASYVTGTIQVVDGAAWHIGSYMGDLYPSVVKQQNGDPNSKL comes from the coding sequence ATGACTTCATTAGATAAATCATTCGTAGAAAACAGTGCTTGGAAAGCAGATCTTTTCAAAGGAAAAGTGATATTCGTCACTGGAGGAGCTGGTACAATTTGTCGTGTACAAACCGAAGCTATGGTATTATTAGGTGCTAATGCTGCTATTATAGGTAGAAACCCAGATAAGACAACCAAAGCTGCTAAGGAGATCGAGCAATTGAGACCAGGGTCCAAGGTTTTAGGCATCGGTAATGTTGATGTTAGAGATATCAACAGTATCGTAGGTGCAGTCGAGAAGACCGTCAATGAATTGGGTAGAATTGATTTTGTCATTGCCGGAGCAGCAGGGAATTTCATTGCAGATTTCAACCATTTGTCATCCAATGCGTTCAAGTCAGTTATATCTATTGACTTATTGGGATCGTTTAATACTGCCAAGGCCTGTTTTGATCAGTTAAGAAAAAACAAGGGGTCAATCATCTTCGTCAGTGCCACTTTACATTACTACGGTGTGCCTTTCCAATCGCATGTGGGAGCAGCTAAGGCGGGGGTTGATGCTTTGTCCAATGCGTTGGCTGTTGAACTAGGCCCACTTGGTATTCGTTCTAACTGTATTGCCCCAGGTCTTATCGATGGTACCGAAGGTTTCGCTAGATTAGCTCCCCCAGGTGGTGCTCCTTTAGAGGACAAAATTCCGTTACAAAGATTAGGAACTGCTAGAGATATTGCAGAATCAACGGTATACTTGTTCTCTCCTGCGGCAAGTTATGTAACAGGAACTATACAAGTCGTAGATGGTGCGGCATGGCATATTGGTCTGTACATGGGTGATTTATACCCAAGTGTTGTCAAGCAACAAAATGGTGATCCAAACTCAAAGTTGTGA
- a CDS encoding DEHA2G22242p (weakly similar to uniprot|P48353 Saccharomyces cerevisiae YMR161W HLJ1 Co-chaperone for Hsp40p anchored in the ER membrane), producing MSNYNNDQEKIVLKVLSYKPHQYYEILSVEKTANDSEIKKSYRKLAVKLHPDKNPHPRSSEAFKYLNKAWGVLSDPSKKRIFDQTGSDPDTRFSGQPEAGGMGGMRGSPFATTSGFNGGFEDDIFNLFFGGNRHASGGPAFTFGNNGFTFQSFGGGGEHPFFASNTRTRQQQAQQQRQRRQQRQQTEEPSFVTTIKQLMPIILFILVPLLSTFFSESSSPDYSFNLSPIYNTERLTPTFKIPFYVTKDFINKKKLSGRQLKNFDYKVENLFVQDKRGKCSKEQIRKNEMMEDAQGWFSTDYEKLRRAEAMPMPNCQALRQLNLI from the coding sequence ATGTCTAACTACAATAACGATCAAGAGAAGATAGTATTGAAAGTTTTATCGTATAAACCTCATCAATACTACGAAATATTGTCAGTCGAGAAAACTGCTAATGATTCAGAGATCAAGAAGTCATATCGTAAGCTAGCTGTGAAATTACATCCAGATAAGAATCCACATCCAAGGTCGTCGGAAGCATTCAAATACTTAAATAAAGCATGGGGTGTCTTGAGTGATCCGTccaagaaaagaatattcGATCAAACAGGATCAGATCCAGATACGAGGTTCTCAGGTCAACCTGAAGCCGGTGGTATGGGGGGGATGAGAGGTAGTCCATTCGCAACAACGAGTGGATTTAATGGGggatttgaagatgatatttttaatttgttcTTCGGGGGTAACAGGCATGCCAGTGGTGGACCAGCATTTACATTTGGAAACAACGGGTTTACATTTCAGTCCTTTGGTGGTGGTGGCGAGCATCCTTTTTTTGCCAGTAATACTAGAACAAGACAACAACAAGCGCAGCAACAGCGCCAGCGTCGTCAACAGAGACAGCAAACCGAAGAGCCATCATTTGTCACTACTATCAAACAACTCATGCCAATCATACTATTCATTTTGGTTCCATTGCTTTCTACGTTCTTTTCGGAATCATCATCTCCCGATTATTCGTTCAATCTTTCTCCAATATACAATACTGAAAGGCTTACTCCAACATTCAAAATTCCATTCTATGTGACGAAGGACTttataaacaagaaaaaattgagtGGTAGACAATTGAAGAACTTTGATTACAAGGtggaaaatttatttgtaCAAGATAAGAGAGGCAAGTGCTCCAAGGAACAGATCAGGAAAAATGAGATGATGGAGGATGCACAAGGTTGGTTCTCAActgattatgaaaaattaagacGAGCAGAGGCCATGCCAATGCCTAACTGTCAAGCTTTAAgacaattgaatttaatttag
- a CDS encoding DEHA2G22286p (similar to CA0108 CA0108|CaHIK1.5eoc Candida albicans CaHIK1.5eoc histidine kinase 5-prime end): MGTPELMKILEDPVLFQENHEKIRNDILKHIKSQNVTIKTLTNELDTSKSANKAFKQALSEIGTVVISVAMGDLSKKVEIHTVESDPEILKVKITINTMMDQLQAFANEVTKVATEVANGELGGQAKNEGSVGIWRSLTDNVNIMALNLTNQVREIADVTRAVARGDLSRKINVHAQGEILQLQMTINSMVDQLRTFAFEVSKVARDVGVLGILGGQALIEGVEGIWKELTDNVNAMALNLTTQVRNIANVTTAVAKGDLSKKVTADCKGEILDLKLTINQMVDRLQNFALEVTTLSREVGTLGILGGQANVQDVEGAWKAVTENVNLMATNLTNQVRSIATVTTAVAHGDLSQKIDVHAQGEILQLKNTINKMVDSLQLFASEVSKVARDVGINGKLGIQAQVSDVDGLWKEITSNVNTMASNLTSQVRAFAQITAAATDGDFTRFITVEASGEMDALKTKINQMVLNLRESIQRNTAAREAAELANSAKSEFLANMSHEIRTPLNGIIGMTQLSLDTELTQYQREMLSIVHNLANSLLTIIDDILDISKIEANRMTVEQIDFSLRGTVFGALKTLAVKAIEKSLDLTYQCDSSFPDNLIGDSFRLRQVILNLAGNAIKFTKKGRVSVSVKKSTRIIEDKERLLLEFCVSDTGIGIEKDKLGLIFDTFCQADGSTTRKFGGTGLGLSISKQLIHLMGGEIWVTSDYGEGSNFYFTVSVAPSAIRYTRQTEQLLPFGGHYILFISTEHTKDELGDIKNGALELGLNPVIVDNIKDGNLTEPVRYDIIMIDSIETAKNLRLLPEVKYIPLVLLHHSIPELNMRVCIDLGISSYGNTPCTISDLASALIPALESRSIAQNTDESASYNILLAEDNLVNQKLAVKILEKQGHHVEVVENGLEAFEALQKTKYDVVLMDVQMPVMGGFEATEKIRQWEKKSNPIDSLSFRTPIIALTAHAMLGDREKSLAKGMDDYVSKPLKPKLLMQTISKCIHNIKQLKELSKQNNSNRTSDFAKNLKKSSIEGSEIPNSNLLNIGSSPTSNSTYNGSSTSSASDGATFASPKMKKSISNDVFVNGRPGKLSMDNRSVTESAISLKPKSPKSDSMDLDNSSPRIEYLD; the protein is encoded by the coding sequence ATGGGTACACCcgaattaatgaaaatcCTAGAAGACCCGGTgctttttcaagaaaatcatGAGAAGATACgaaatgatattttgaagcaCATCAAGTCTCAGAATGTCACGATTAAGACGTTGACTAATGAATTGGATACCTCCAAGTCGGCCAATAAGGCGTTCAAGCAGGCGTTGTCTGAAATAGGTACTGTTGTGATTTCAGTTGCAATGGGTGACTTATCGAAAAAGGTCGAAATCCATACCGTCGAGTCTGATCCCGAAATCTTGAAGGTGAAAATCACTATCAATACTATGATGGATCAATTGCAAGCATTTGCAAACGAAGTGACAAAAGTTGCGACTGAAGTTGCCAACGGTGAACTTGGTGGACAGGCGAAAAATGAAGGCAGTGTAGGAATTTGGAGATCGTTAACTGATAATGTTAACATTATGGCCCTTAATTTGACGAATCAAGTGAGAGAAATTGCAGACGTTACAAGAGCTGTTGCCAGAGGTGATTTATCCAGAAAGATTAATGTGCATGCCCAAGGggaaattcttcaattgcaaaTGACCATTAATTCAATGGTTGATCAGTTAAGAACATTTGCCTTTGAAGTATCGAAGGTTGCTAGAGATGTCGGTGTTTTAGGTATTTTAGGAGGGCAGGCCCTTATTGAGGGTGTTGAAGGCATCTGGAAAGAATTAACAGATAATGTAAATGCTATGGCTCTTAATTTGACGACCCAAGTTAGAAATATTGCTAACGTCACCACCGCAGTTGCAAAGGGTGATTTATCGAAGAAAGTCACTGCCGATTGTAAGGGTGAAATCTtggatttgaaattgactATTAATCAAATGGTGGATCGATTACAGAATTTTGCATTGGAAGTTACTACATTATCCCGTGAAGTCGGTACTCTTGGTATTTTAGGTGGACAAGCTAATGTGCAAGATGTCGAAGGAGCGTGGAAGGCTGTTACAGAGAATGTTAATCTTATGGCTACTAATTTAACTAATCAAGTCAGATCTATCGCTACTGTTACAACAGCAGTCGCACATGGAGACTTGTCGCAAAAGATTGATGTTCATGCTCAAGGAGAAATATTGCAGTTGAAGAATACCATTAATAAGATGGTGGATTCTTTACAACTTTTCGCATCAGAAGTGTCAAAGGTCGCAAGAGATGTGGGTATCAATGGTAAGTTGGGTATTCAAGCTCAAGTCAGCGATGTCGATGGGTTGTGGAAAGAAATTACCAGTAATGTCAACACTATGGCTTCTAATTTAACGTCGCAAGTGAGAGCTTTCGCTCAGATTACTGCGGCCGCTACTGACGGTGATTTTACAAGATTTATTACTGTTGAAGCAAGTGGTGAAATGGATGCTTTGAAAACCAAGATTAATCAAATGGTTTTGAATTTAAGAGAATCTATTCAAAGAAACACCGCTGCAAGGGAAGCTGCCGAATTAGCAAACAGTGCTAAATCGGAATTTTTGGCAAATATGTCCCATGAGATTAGGACACCTTTAAATGGTATTATTGGTATGACTCAATTATCATTGGATACGGAGTTAACTCAGTATCAAAGAGAAATGTTGTCTATTGTTCACAATTTAgccaattcattattaacaATTATCGATGATATTTTAGATATTTCTAAGATTGAAGCTAATAGAATGACGGTGgaacaaattgatttttcGTTAAGAGGGACTGTATTTGGTGCGTTGAAGACCTTAGCAGTTAAGGCAATAGAAAAGTCTTTGGATTTGACATATCAATGTGATTCTTCTTTCCCGGATAATTTAATTGGTGATTCTTTTAGATTAAGGCAagtgattttgaatttagcTGGTAATGCTATAAAGTTTACTAAGAAAGGTAGAGTTAGTGTAAGTGTTAAGAAGTCAaccagaattattgaagacaAGGAAAggttattattggaattctGTGTCAGTGATACTGGTATTGGTATCGAAAAGGATAAGTTAGGCTTAATTTTTGACACATTCTGTCAGGCTGATGGTTCAACTACAAGAAAATTCGGTGGTACAGGTTTGGGTTTATCAATCTCAAagcaattaattcatttgatgGGAGGTGAAATCTGGGTTACATCAGATTACGGTGAAGgttcaaatttttatttcacTGTTAGTGTTGCACCTTCTGCTATTAGGTATACTCGCCAAACTGAACAATTATTACCATTTGGTGGtcattatattttgtttatctCTACTGAACATACAAAGGATGAATTAGGTGACATCAAAAATGGTGCACTTGAATTGGGTTTGAATCCAGTCATTGTGgataatattaaagatgGAAATTTAACCGAGCCAGTGAGATATGATATAATTATGATTGACTCAATTGAAACAGCCAAGAATTTGCGTTTACTACCAGAAGTGAAGTATATTCCATTGGTATTATTGCATCATTCTATTCCAGAATTGAACATGAGGGTTTGTATAGATTTAGGTATATCCTCATACGGTAACACTCCTTGTACTATAAGTGATTTGGCCAGTGCATTAATCCCAGCATTAGAATCAAGATCGATCGCCCAGAATACTGATGAATCAGCTTCCTACAATATACTATTGGCTGAAGATAATTTGGTTAATCAAAAGTTAGCGGTTAAAATATTGGAGAAACAAGGACATCATGTTGAAGTTGTCGAAAATGGTTTAGAAGCTTTTGAAGCACTCCAGAAGACAAAATACGATGTTGTTTTAATGGATGTACAAATGCCTGTAATGGGAGGTTTTGAAGCAACCGAAAAGATTAGACAATGGGAAAAGAAATCCAATCCAATTGATTCCTTGAGTTTCAGAACTCCTATAATCGCATTAACGGCACATGCAATGTTGGGTGATAGAGAAAAGTCTTTAGCCAAAGGTATGGATGATTATGTTTCAAAGCCGTTGAAACCAAAATTATTGATGCAAACAATTAGTAAATGCATTCATAATATTAAGCAATTAAAAGAGTTGtcaaaacaaaataatagtAATCGAACTTCAGACTTTGccaaaaatttgaagaaatcttcCATAGAAGGCTCTGAAATTCCAA